The following proteins are encoded in a genomic region of Herminiimonas arsenicoxydans:
- a CDS encoding conserved hypothetical protein; putative TPR repeat (Evidence 4 : Homologs of previously reported genes of unknown function) yields the protein MTARRFTWLGASLLSAALLAGCVSSPAVKQDGELAVSSDKADRQKRAAIRLQLAIGYYQQGQMNIALDEIKLALQTDSEFADAYSMAGLIYMDMGETRLAEENFTRAIRLAPNDPDLSNNYGWFLCQNGRASLSIAYFEAAIRNKAYQSPAKALNNAGTCSMILKDAAAAERYFNEAFRYEPGNPTTNTNLARMNYDRGDFERARFYIVRVTKADVLSAEVLWLAVKIERKMGDRAAESSYATQLRRRYPNSNEFSAYQRGAFNE from the coding sequence ATGACAGCACGCCGATTTACCTGGTTGGGGGCATCGCTTCTGAGTGCGGCCCTGTTGGCAGGATGCGTATCCAGCCCCGCAGTCAAACAGGATGGCGAGCTGGCGGTCAGTTCCGACAAGGCCGATAGACAGAAGCGTGCAGCGATTCGTCTGCAACTGGCGATCGGCTATTACCAGCAAGGGCAGATGAATATCGCGCTGGATGAAATCAAACTCGCCTTGCAGACCGATTCCGAATTTGCCGATGCTTACAGCATGGCTGGATTGATTTACATGGATATGGGCGAGACGCGGCTGGCGGAAGAAAACTTTACGCGCGCCATTCGGCTGGCACCTAACGATCCGGATTTAAGCAATAACTATGGCTGGTTCCTGTGCCAGAACGGTCGCGCCAGTCTATCGATTGCCTATTTTGAAGCAGCTATTCGCAACAAGGCATATCAGTCGCCTGCCAAGGCTTTGAATAATGCCGGAACGTGCAGCATGATCCTGAAGGATGCTGCTGCAGCGGAGCGCTATTTTAACGAGGCCTTCCGTTACGAGCCGGGCAATCCGACGACGAATACGAATCTGGCGCGCATGAATTACGATCGTGGCGATTTCGAGCGCGCGCGCTTTTACATCGTCCGCGTCACCAAGGCTGATGTGTTGAGCGCAGAAGTCTTGTGGCTGGCAGTGAAAATTGAACGCAAGATGGGAGATCGGGCGGCAGAAAGCAGTTATGCGACGCAATTGCGTCGCCGTTATCCGAACTCAAATGAATTTTCCGCTTATCAGCGCGGAGCCTTTAATGAATGA
- the ndk gene encoding nucleoside diphosphate kinase (NDK) (NDP kinase) (Nucleoside-2-P kinase) (Evidence 2a : Function of homologous gene experimentally demonstrated in an other organism; PubMedId : 12242219, 14585934, 15096615, 9012801, 9179842, 9211936; Product type e : enzyme): protein MAIERTLSIIKPDAVAKNVIGQIYSRFEGAGLKIIAARMAQLSRAEAEGFYAVHSARPFFKDLVDFMISGPVMIQVLEGENAIAKHRDLMGATDPKKAEKGTIRADFADSIDANAVHGSDAEETAKVEIAYYFPALNVYSR from the coding sequence ATGGCAATCGAACGCACCCTGTCGATTATTAAACCCGACGCAGTCGCTAAAAACGTAATCGGTCAGATTTATTCCCGTTTCGAAGGCGCTGGCCTGAAAATCATCGCTGCCCGCATGGCGCAATTGTCACGCGCAGAAGCAGAAGGTTTCTATGCTGTTCACAGCGCCCGTCCTTTTTTCAAGGATCTGGTCGATTTCATGATTTCCGGTCCTGTAATGATTCAGGTTCTGGAAGGCGAAAACGCAATCGCCAAGCACCGCGACCTGATGGGTGCAACCGATCCGAAGAAAGCTGAAAAAGGCACGATCCGCGCCGATTTCGCCGACTCGATCGACGCTAATGCCGTGCACGGTTCCGATGCAGAAGAAACAGCGAAAGTTGAAATCGCTTACTACTTCCCTGCATTGAATGTGTATTCGCGTTAA
- a CDS encoding conserved hypothetical protein; putative membrane protein (Evidence 4 : Homologs of previously reported genes of unknown function), with amino-acid sequence MSNLQQTYGSTYDITSTRHRVLRNTYWLLALSMIPTVLGAWLGVQFKFAFFAASPFMGMMVFLAIAFGFFYAIEKFKNSGLGVALLLGFTFFMGLMLSRLIGHILGFANGTSLIMTAFGGTAAILGVMATVATVSKRDFSGLGKWLFMGVLVIIVAAIANIWLQLPALQLTISVVAIGIFSAFILYDVQRIINGGETNYVTATLGIYLSVYNIFANLLSLLGIFGGERD; translated from the coding sequence ATGAGCAATTTACAGCAGACCTACGGGTCCACCTACGACATTACGTCAACCAGACATCGTGTTCTGCGCAATACGTACTGGCTACTTGCCTTATCGATGATACCCACCGTGCTGGGTGCCTGGCTGGGCGTGCAATTCAAATTTGCATTCTTCGCCGCCAGCCCTTTCATGGGCATGATGGTTTTCCTGGCCATAGCCTTCGGCTTTTTCTATGCCATTGAAAAATTCAAGAACTCGGGTCTGGGCGTAGCGCTTTTGCTTGGCTTCACCTTTTTCATGGGTTTGATGCTGTCGCGCCTGATTGGCCACATACTCGGCTTTGCCAACGGCACTTCGCTGATCATGACCGCTTTTGGCGGCACGGCAGCCATTCTGGGTGTAATGGCCACGGTTGCCACCGTTTCCAAGCGCGATTTTTCGGGCCTGGGAAAATGGCTGTTCATGGGCGTACTGGTGATCATCGTAGCGGCCATCGCCAATATCTGGCTGCAACTGCCGGCGCTTCAACTGACAATCTCGGTCGTCGCCATCGGCATATTCTCGGCCTTCATCCTGTACGACGTACAGCGCATCATCAATGGCGGCGAAACCAATTACGTCACTGCAACTCTGGGCATCTACCTGAGCGTATATAATATTTTTGCCAACCTGCTCTCCCTGCTGGGAATTTTCGGTGGCGAACGCGACTGA
- a CDS encoding Conserved hypothetical protein (Evidence 4 : Homologs of previously reported genes of unknown function) — protein sequence MSVNETTNSAATESVAEPVSEIVEPMISAGTQLAALREARGWTTVQIASQLNLANRQIQALEADNYAALPGMVIVRGFIRSYAKVLQTDPAPILAAVIDDTVVPPVLLPERNTLSASFSETRLSPSGSRGLSSKTVMGVLALLVIGVLLFAALRMGWLPGGVSAVSSTAEEKSIPTESAEEAVEVPATQTEAVEATSGANEPVQPAVPEAARPPAVTPAPAVATVKPVTAPHVPAPVLAPTPTPVSVTAPAGLPVAAPQASKVAIPVAAVPVDSKDALAIKVREDSWVEIKRADNSIVLSRLLKAGSAEVVEVSGPVSMVIGNAAGVDVTLRGAPIDVVAGNTSNVARLNLK from the coding sequence ATGTCTGTGAATGAAACGACAAATAGCGCGGCCACCGAGTCCGTTGCGGAACCTGTGAGCGAAATCGTTGAGCCGATGATATCGGCCGGGACGCAGCTTGCTGCCTTGCGTGAAGCACGCGGCTGGACTACGGTGCAGATTGCCAGTCAATTGAATCTTGCAAACCGGCAGATTCAGGCGCTGGAAGCCGACAATTATGCAGCCTTGCCAGGCATGGTGATTGTGCGCGGTTTCATTCGCTCCTATGCAAAAGTATTGCAGACCGATCCAGCACCCATACTGGCTGCAGTGATTGACGATACGGTAGTGCCGCCCGTGCTGCTGCCGGAACGCAATACGCTTTCGGCATCGTTTTCCGAAACCAGGCTGTCGCCTTCCGGTTCGCGTGGATTGTCGTCCAAGACCGTGATGGGGGTGCTGGCCCTCTTGGTGATAGGGGTGCTGTTGTTCGCCGCTCTACGCATGGGCTGGCTGCCTGGGGGAGTTTCGGCTGTATCTTCCACGGCTGAAGAAAAATCAATCCCGACCGAGTCTGCTGAAGAGGCGGTCGAAGTACCCGCAACACAAACTGAAGCGGTAGAGGCAACGTCTGGAGCGAACGAGCCTGTGCAGCCGGCAGTGCCAGAGGCAGCCAGGCCGCCGGCGGTAACGCCTGCGCCGGCCGTCGCGACAGTCAAGCCGGTGACGGCTCCGCATGTTCCTGCGCCCGTGTTGGCGCCGACACCGACTCCTGTTTCTGTAACAGCACCTGCAGGGCTTCCCGTGGCTGCGCCGCAGGCGAGCAAGGTGGCGATACCCGTCGCTGCGGTTCCGGTTGACAGCAAAGATGCGCTGGCAATTAAGGTGCGTGAAGATTCCTGGGTTGAGATCAAGCGCGCTGACAACAGCATTGTGCTGTCACGTTTATTAAAAGCAGGTTCCGCCGAAGTAGTTGAAGTGAGCGGGCCGGTATCCATGGTGATTGGTAATGCTGCCGGCGTTGATGTGACTTTGCGCGGTGCACCGATTGATGTCGTTGCCGGAAATACCAGCAACGTTGCCCGCTTGAATTTGAAATAG
- the rpoS gene encoding RNA polymerase sigma factor rpoS (Sigma-38) (Evidence 2a : Function of homologous gene experimentally demonstrated in an other organism; PubMedId : 7959068; Product type f : factor): MNHNRNAQADDEENAGAVPVELSFQPVDDEEKADDADQGSDDVESHEPEALEVAGIDELKKVLSSELSTDATQHYLNQIGARPLLTVPEEVHFATLAKQGNFAARQKMIEHNLRLVVSIAKHYINRGVVLLDLIEEGNLGLMRAIDKFEPERGFRFSTYATWWIRQSIERAIMNQARTVRLPVHVVRELNQTLRAKFHLEAQHHDGKDATAEDIAHLVERSVEDVQDILALSEHASSLDAPLDGDPQSSLMDLLQGDHANDPDVLAEHQEMIVLVRDWLDKLSDKQRLVITRRFGLDNDDPATLEELATEMHVTRERVRQIQQEALVKLKRSLARTGVSKDSLL, translated from the coding sequence ATGAACCACAATCGAAACGCCCAGGCGGACGATGAAGAAAACGCGGGAGCTGTACCCGTAGAGCTATCGTTTCAGCCCGTTGATGATGAAGAGAAAGCGGACGATGCCGACCAGGGGAGTGATGACGTCGAATCGCATGAGCCGGAGGCGCTTGAAGTTGCCGGCATTGATGAACTGAAAAAGGTTCTTTCCAGCGAGCTTTCCACCGACGCAACCCAGCATTACCTGAACCAGATAGGCGCTCGCCCCTTGCTGACGGTGCCAGAGGAAGTACATTTTGCCACGCTGGCCAAGCAGGGGAATTTTGCTGCGCGTCAGAAAATGATAGAACACAATCTGCGCCTGGTAGTGTCGATTGCCAAGCACTACATCAATCGCGGCGTCGTTCTACTCGATCTGATCGAAGAAGGCAATCTGGGTTTGATGCGTGCGATCGACAAATTCGAGCCGGAGCGCGGATTTCGCTTTTCAACCTATGCCACCTGGTGGATACGTCAAAGCATAGAGCGCGCGATCATGAATCAGGCGCGTACGGTACGCCTGCCGGTACATGTAGTGCGCGAACTGAACCAGACTCTGCGCGCCAAGTTTCATCTTGAGGCGCAACATCACGACGGCAAGGATGCGACGGCGGAAGATATCGCCCATCTGGTTGAGCGCAGTGTCGAGGATGTGCAGGATATTCTCGCACTGTCCGAGCATGCCAGTTCGCTGGATGCACCGCTGGATGGCGATCCGCAGTCCAGTCTGATGGATCTGCTGCAGGGCGACCATGCGAACGATCCCGATGTGCTGGCCGAGCATCAGGAAATGATCGTGCTGGTGCGTGACTGGCTGGACAAATTGTCGGACAAGCAGCGCCTGGTCATCACGCGTCGCTTCGGTCTGGATAACGACGACCCGGCCACGCTGGAAGAGCTGGCGACAGAAATGCATGTGACGCGCGAACGGGTGCGGCAAATCCAGCAGGAAGCACTGGTCAAGCTGAAACGTTCGCTGGCCAGGACAGGGGTAAGCAAAGACTCTTTGCTATAG
- a CDS encoding putative Fe-S-cluster redox enzyme (Evidence 3 : Function proposed based on presence of conserved amino acid motif, structural feature or limited homology; Product type pe : putative enzyme) — MTTTLTNLLDLDPAQLIAYCGELGEKPFRAKQLQRWIHQFGASDFDAMTDLAKSLRDKLKTRAMIAAPAVISDHTSSDGTRKWLIDVGQGNAVETVFIPEENRGTLCISTQAGCAVNCRFCSTGKQGFNRNLSVGEIIGQLWMAEFELRRTKGIEPGPKGERQITNVVMMGMGEPLLNYEPTVTALKLMLDDNAYGLSRRRVTLSTSGVVPMIDKLSQDCAVALAVSLHASNDALRDGLVPLNKKYPLQELMAACKRYLEFAPRDFVTFEYCMLDGVNDSDQHARELLTLVRDVPCKFNLIPFNPFPESGLTRSNNPRIKAFAQVLMDGGLVTTIRKTRGDDIDAACGQLAGEVQDRTRVQDRMKKMAEYQEKFGKNFGRIVEIPS, encoded by the coding sequence ATGACGACGACTCTCACCAATTTGCTGGATTTGGATCCTGCGCAGCTCATCGCTTATTGCGGCGAGTTGGGTGAGAAGCCGTTTCGTGCCAAGCAATTGCAGCGCTGGATACATCAATTCGGTGCCAGTGATTTCGACGCAATGACGGATCTGGCGAAGTCGCTGCGCGACAAGCTGAAAACGCGTGCGATGATTGCTGCGCCAGCCGTGATTTCCGATCACACCTCTTCCGACGGCACTCGCAAGTGGCTGATCGATGTGGGGCAGGGCAATGCAGTCGAGACTGTCTTTATTCCCGAAGAAAACCGCGGCACCCTGTGCATCTCGACACAGGCGGGTTGCGCGGTAAATTGCCGGTTTTGTTCAACTGGAAAGCAAGGTTTTAACCGCAATCTGTCGGTGGGCGAAATTATCGGCCAGCTGTGGATGGCGGAATTTGAATTGCGCAGAACCAAAGGTATCGAGCCCGGCCCGAAAGGCGAACGCCAGATCACCAATGTGGTGATGATGGGAATGGGCGAACCCTTGCTGAATTACGAGCCGACCGTTACCGCCCTCAAGCTGATGCTGGACGACAATGCCTATGGCCTGTCGCGTCGTCGCGTGACGCTGTCGACCAGCGGCGTTGTGCCGATGATAGACAAGCTGTCGCAGGATTGCGCAGTGGCGCTGGCAGTGTCGCTGCACGCGTCGAACGATGCCTTGCGCGACGGCTTGGTGCCCTTGAACAAGAAGTATCCGTTGCAGGAATTGATGGCAGCGTGCAAACGCTATCTGGAGTTTGCGCCGCGTGATTTCGTGACCTTTGAATATTGCATGCTGGATGGCGTCAACGACAGTGATCAGCATGCGCGCGAACTGCTGACGCTGGTGCGCGATGTGCCATGCAAATTCAACCTGATTCCCTTCAATCCATTTCCGGAGTCCGGTCTGACGCGCTCCAATAATCCTCGGATCAAGGCATTTGCCCAGGTACTGATGGATGGTGGACTCGTCACGACGATACGCAAGACGCGCGGCGATGATATCGACGCTGCATGCGGTCAGTTGGCGGGCGAGGTGCAGGATCGTACGCGAGTGCAGGACCGGATGAAAAAAATGGCCGAATACCAGGAAAAATTCGGCAAGAATTTTGGACGTATTGTGGAGATTCCATCTTGA
- the surE gene encoding 5'-nucleotidase SurE (Nucleoside 5'-monophosphate phosphohydrolase) (Evidence 2a : Function of homologous gene experimentally demonstrated in an other organism; PubMedId : 95014035, 98048475, 7928962; Product type e : enzyme), translating to MKILISNDDGYLAPGLIALADALAPIADIVVVAPDSNRSGSSNSLTLDRPLSVYQASNGFYFINGTPSDCVHIALTGIMSFRPDLIVSGINQGQNMGDDTLYSGTVAAATEGHLFGIPAIAFSQLEKGWAELKSAARVARDIVERRFETLPENFLLNVNIPNLPYEQLKPAVATRLGRRHQSEAVIKAQDPHGRDIYWIGPSGGQKDAGEGTDFHATAQGHVSITPLQIDLTQNAQLAALKKVLA from the coding sequence ATGAAAATTCTTATCAGTAACGATGACGGCTATCTTGCACCGGGACTCATAGCATTGGCTGATGCGCTGGCGCCGATTGCCGATATCGTCGTCGTGGCACCCGACAGCAACCGCTCCGGCAGTTCCAATTCGCTGACGCTGGACCGGCCCTTGTCGGTCTACCAGGCATCCAACGGTTTCTATTTCATTAACGGCACGCCGTCCGATTGCGTTCATATTGCGCTGACCGGCATTATGAGTTTCCGGCCCGACCTGATCGTTTCCGGTATCAATCAGGGACAAAACATGGGTGATGACACGCTCTATTCCGGTACGGTGGCGGCGGCAACCGAAGGACATCTGTTCGGTATTCCGGCCATTGCGTTTTCACAGCTCGAAAAGGGATGGGCCGAGCTCAAGTCTGCGGCACGGGTAGCGCGCGATATTGTCGAGCGCCGTTTCGAGACCTTGCCCGAGAATTTTTTGCTCAACGTCAACATTCCCAATTTGCCTTATGAACAATTGAAACCTGCGGTCGCCACGCGTCTGGGCCGGCGCCATCAGTCCGAAGCCGTAATCAAGGCGCAGGACCCGCATGGCCGCGATATTTACTGGATAGGCCCTTCCGGTGGACAAAAGGATGCCGGCGAGGGCACCGATTTCCATGCCACGGCCCAGGGTCATGTGTCGATTACGCCCTTGCAGATCGATCTGACGCAAAATGCGCAACTGGCGGCCTTGAAGAAAGTTTTGGCATGA
- a CDS encoding putative Peptidase M23B (Evidence 3 : Function proposed based on presence of conserved amino acid motif, structural feature or limited homology; Product type pe : putative enzyme), with product MKKFRITLLVLLVGSLAACGTTHRAAPVTERTIGGASTAKNTADDRNFYTVKKGDTLYRIALDFGQSYSELVTWNKLANPNDIKVDQVLRVAPPDAPAARSGGAQTGAVATGSGAEARPLSAPAASTAGNKTSPRGEKRPYSDSTLADMQKPEGAAVTTPPKAVASSDKPAEIPAAAATGAEYETVSWMWPAEGKLVATFDDNKKGIDIAGKSGQQVLAAGAGKVMYAGSGIRGYGNLVIVKHTSTLLSAYAHNKIIHVKEGQSVSKGQKIADMGDSDADSVKLHFEIRQQGKPVDPSKFLPSR from the coding sequence ATGAAAAAATTTAGAATCACACTGCTGGTATTGCTGGTCGGCTCGCTTGCCGCCTGCGGCACCACGCATCGCGCCGCACCTGTCACCGAACGCACCATAGGTGGCGCGAGCACGGCAAAAAATACAGCAGACGACCGGAATTTTTATACCGTCAAAAAAGGCGATACCTTGTATCGCATCGCGCTGGATTTCGGGCAAAGTTATAGTGAGCTCGTTACCTGGAACAAGCTGGCCAATCCAAACGACATCAAGGTCGATCAGGTGCTGCGCGTGGCGCCGCCCGACGCTCCCGCTGCACGTAGCGGCGGTGCGCAAACCGGCGCGGTAGCGACCGGATCCGGTGCCGAGGCACGCCCCCTTTCAGCACCGGCCGCTAGCACGGCCGGCAACAAAACCAGTCCGCGCGGCGAAAAGCGTCCCTATTCTGATAGCACGCTGGCCGACATGCAAAAGCCGGAAGGCGCGGCGGTAACCACGCCGCCCAAGGCGGTTGCGTCTAGCGACAAACCGGCAGAAATCCCTGCTGCCGCGGCAACTGGCGCAGAGTACGAAACCGTATCGTGGATGTGGCCAGCCGAGGGCAAGCTCGTTGCCACCTTTGACGATAACAAGAAAGGTATCGATATAGCCGGCAAGTCGGGACAGCAGGTGCTGGCGGCCGGCGCGGGCAAGGTGATGTATGCAGGTAGCGGGATTCGCGGTTACGGCAACCTGGTTATCGTCAAGCATACGAGCACGCTGCTATCTGCCTATGCGCATAACAAGATAATTCACGTGAAAGAAGGCCAGAGCGTCAGCAAAGGACAGAAAATTGCAGATATGGGTGATTCCGATGCCGATAGCGTGAAGCTGCATTTTGAAATTCGCCAACAAGGAAAGCCGGTCGATCCTTCCAAATTTTTACCTAGCCGCTAA
- a CDS encoding putative L-isoaspartate O-methyltransferase (Evidence 3 : Function proposed based on presence of conserved amino acid motif, structural feature or limited homology; Product type pe : putative enzyme), with protein sequence MTDKAKRFPLSLSSLSEKAPRNGARSDPQHVAGKTATPQTATLNASRHGKAPVVPRQQDVPHKIAAPTAPRSASLVSDAIRKAMTARVAKQGVTDSKVLAAMEAVPRHLFMEPALASQAYIDASLPIGYHQTISQPYIVARMIEVMRNNSNAGVLNCVLEIGTGCGYQAAVLSLVAKEVYSIERIKGLHELAKSNLRPMRVANIRLHYGDGMLGLPQAAPFDGIILAAAGLEVPQALLEQLTIGGRLVAPVGDRHQVLQLIERVSKFEWKSSTLEDCHFVPLRPGTVT encoded by the coding sequence ATGACGGACAAGGCCAAGCGTTTTCCACTGTCGCTTTCCTCCCTTTCGGAAAAAGCACCACGCAACGGTGCGCGCAGCGATCCTCAGCATGTTGCGGGAAAGACTGCTACGCCGCAGACGGCGACGCTGAATGCCTCCCGGCACGGCAAAGCACCGGTAGTACCACGGCAGCAGGACGTACCGCACAAGATCGCCGCGCCGACTGCGCCGCGTAGCGCATCGCTGGTGTCGGATGCGATCCGCAAGGCCATGACGGCGCGCGTGGCCAAACAGGGGGTGACAGACAGCAAGGTGCTGGCGGCGATGGAAGCGGTGCCGCGTCATTTGTTCATGGAGCCGGCGTTGGCCAGCCAGGCGTATATCGATGCTTCGTTGCCAATTGGCTATCACCAGACAATCTCGCAGCCGTATATCGTGGCAAGAATGATTGAAGTCATGCGGAACAATAGCAATGCCGGCGTACTCAATTGTGTTCTGGAAATTGGCACGGGCTGCGGTTATCAGGCGGCGGTGCTGTCGCTAGTGGCCAAGGAAGTCTATTCCATCGAACGCATCAAGGGTTTGCACGAACTGGCGAAATCCAACTTGCGGCCCATGCGCGTGGCAAATATCCGCTTGCATTACGGAGATGGTATGCTTGGCCTGCCTCAGGCAGCGCCGTTTGACGGCATTATTTTGGCCGCCGCCGGACTGGAAGTGCCGCAGGCCTTGCTGGAACAACTGACAATAGGCGGCCGACTGGTTGCCCCGGTTGGCGACCGTCATCAGGTTCTGCAACTGATAGAGCGCGTCAGCAAATTTGAATGGAAAAGTTCGACGCTGGAGGATTGCCATTTTGTGCCGCTCCGTCCGGGTACCGTAACTTGA
- the rumA gene encoding 23S rRNA (Uracil-5-)-methyltransferase rumA (23S rRNA(M-5-U1939)-methyltransferase) (Evidence 2a : Function of homologous gene experimentally demonstrated in an other organism; PubMedId : 8419334; Product type e : enzyme): MQQTIIDIESLDMEARGVGHLQNEDGTQGKVIFVEGALPKERVVYSSYRKKANWEAAKMMVLLKESSLRVQPKCAYFGICGGCSMQHLEPTAQVAMKQRILEDNLKHIGKVKAETMLRPIHGPTWGYRYRARISVRNVPKKGGVLVGFHERKSSFITDMKTCEILPANVSAMLVPLRHLIGSLSIIDHLPQIELAIGQGEQDKITALVLRIMAPLSAEDDVKLKAFADEYKVQWWLQPAGPDSAYQFYPEDENLHYSLPEFGIKMPFKPTDFTQVNHQINRVLVARALRLLDAQATDRIADLFCGLGNFTLPIATQAGEVVGIEGSTTLTERALENAVANGLAGKTAFYSRNLFEAKTDDFIALGKFDRMLIDPPRDGALAVCEALAGLNAVRPDLLPSRIVYVSCNPSTLARDAAVLVNEGPYVLKNAGVVNMFPHTSHVESMAVFELKETAGEAADAKI; this comes from the coding sequence ATGCAGCAAACAATTATCGATATCGAATCCCTCGACATGGAAGCGCGAGGCGTAGGCCATCTTCAGAATGAAGATGGTACTCAGGGCAAAGTTATTTTCGTCGAAGGCGCCTTGCCCAAGGAACGCGTCGTCTATTCATCCTATCGCAAGAAAGCGAACTGGGAAGCGGCGAAAATGATGGTCCTGCTCAAGGAGTCGTCATTGCGCGTCCAGCCGAAATGCGCGTATTTCGGCATTTGCGGTGGTTGTTCGATGCAGCATCTGGAGCCGACGGCACAGGTTGCCATGAAGCAGCGCATCCTCGAAGATAACTTGAAACACATCGGCAAGGTCAAGGCGGAAACCATGTTGCGTCCGATACATGGACCAACCTGGGGGTATCGTTACCGCGCCCGTATTTCAGTGCGTAATGTGCCGAAAAAAGGCGGGGTGCTGGTTGGCTTCCATGAAAGGAAATCGTCCTTCATTACCGATATGAAAACCTGCGAAATACTGCCGGCAAACGTATCGGCGATGCTGGTGCCTTTGCGGCATCTGATCGGATCGTTATCCATCATCGATCATCTGCCGCAAATCGAATTGGCCATTGGTCAGGGCGAACAAGACAAAATTACCGCGTTGGTGCTGCGCATCATGGCGCCCTTATCGGCCGAGGATGACGTTAAGCTCAAGGCATTTGCCGATGAATACAAGGTGCAATGGTGGTTGCAACCGGCTGGGCCGGATAGTGCCTATCAATTCTATCCGGAGGATGAGAATCTGCATTATTCCCTGCCTGAATTCGGCATAAAAATGCCGTTCAAGCCGACCGATTTTACGCAGGTGAATCATCAAATCAACAGAGTGTTGGTGGCGCGCGCCTTGCGCCTGCTGGATGCGCAAGCGACGGATCGGATCGCCGATCTGTTTTGCGGCTTGGGTAATTTCACGCTGCCGATTGCAACGCAGGCGGGCGAGGTTGTCGGCATCGAGGGCAGCACCACGCTGACCGAGCGTGCGCTGGAAAATGCCGTAGCTAATGGGCTAGCCGGCAAAACAGCCTTCTATTCACGCAATCTGTTTGAAGCGAAAACGGATGATTTCATCGCGCTGGGAAAATTCGATCGCATGTTGATCGATCCGCCGCGCGATGGTGCGCTGGCAGTATGCGAAGCTCTGGCCGGACTGAATGCCGTGCGACCGGATTTGCTGCCGAGTCGTATCGTCTATGTTTCATGCAACCCTTCGACGCTGGCACGCGATGCAGCGGTACTGGTGAATGAGGGGCCGTATGTACTGAAAAATGCAGGCGTGGTGAATATGTTCCCGCATACTTCGCATGTGGAATCGATGGCAGTTTTCGAATTGAAGGAAACTGCCGGTGAGGCGGCCGACGCAAAGATTTGA